One Onthophagus taurus isolate NC chromosome 11, IU_Otau_3.0, whole genome shotgun sequence genomic window carries:
- the LOC111421249 gene encoding uncharacterized protein: MNFLRIALVLLMVFSAGLLCCAGKLRDHREWSGEYFCRTRPFAPRCRGAAGSKRDLQKLEPLLEEPRPRDYQLNDKYLNEYELNTQRLDSLIPKVNTKTVEELDEYI, encoded by the exons atgaactttttaagAATAGCTTTAGTTCTCTTAATGGTTTTCTCAGCGGGTTTATTGTGCTGCGCTGGTAAACTACGAGATCACCGCGAGTGGTCGGGAGAATATTTCTGCAG GACTCGGCCATTTGCACCGAGATGTAGGGGAGCTGCCGGAAGCAAACGAGACCTGCAGAAATTGGAGCCGTTGTTGGAGGAACCGAG GCCGCGTGATTATCAATTAAATGACAAATACTTAAATGAATAT gAACTTAACACTCAAAGGTTGGATTCTCTCATCCCAAAAGTCAATACAAAAACCGTTGAAGAATTAGACGAATACATCTAG